The uncultured Cohaesibacter sp. genome window below encodes:
- the ugpC gene encoding sn-glycerol-3-phosphate ABC transporter ATP-binding protein UgpC gives MASIKLERLVKNYGTFRAIKGIDLSIEDGAFVTFVGPSGCGKSTLLRMVAGLEEISGGTLKIDDEVVNELEPRDRDIAMVFQDYALYPHMSVAENIGFGLKMRGMDSTEIDQRVKEAADILQIAPLLHRKPGQLSGGQRQRVAMGRAIVRRPKVYLFDEPLSNLDAKLRVDMRTQIKRLHQLLRTTTIYVTHDQVEAMTLADHIVILKDGMIMQQGQPVSVYEKPISRFVGEFIGSPKMNIISATVTEAGDQIVLENDGFTLKVADCGKVPGETIEVGIRPEHLIPCSAEEALITARVDVLEPLGSDTHAICLVGNQELTARLDPSLALKPGDTLYLRAEPEKLHFFDPESGARLEIDLLQQIAA, from the coding sequence ATGGCGAGTATTAAGCTAGAACGTCTTGTCAAGAATTACGGGACGTTTCGTGCGATCAAGGGAATTGATCTATCAATTGAAGACGGAGCATTCGTGACCTTCGTGGGGCCTTCGGGATGTGGCAAATCCACCCTTTTGCGCATGGTTGCCGGTTTGGAGGAAATTTCCGGCGGAACCCTCAAGATCGACGACGAGGTCGTCAATGAGCTAGAACCCCGCGACCGCGATATCGCCATGGTTTTTCAGGACTATGCCCTGTATCCGCACATGTCGGTTGCCGAAAACATCGGCTTCGGGTTGAAGATGCGCGGCATGGATTCCACAGAGATCGATCAGCGCGTCAAGGAGGCAGCTGACATCCTGCAGATCGCCCCTCTCCTTCATCGCAAGCCCGGTCAGCTTTCCGGTGGCCAGCGCCAGCGCGTTGCCATGGGACGCGCCATCGTGCGGCGGCCCAAAGTCTATCTTTTCGATGAGCCTCTTTCCAACCTCGACGCAAAATTGCGTGTCGATATGCGCACCCAGATCAAGCGCCTGCATCAGTTGCTCCGCACCACCACCATCTACGTGACCCATGACCAGGTGGAAGCCATGACACTGGCTGATCATATCGTCATCCTGAAGGACGGCATGATCATGCAGCAGGGCCAGCCTGTAAGTGTCTATGAGAAGCCAATCAGCCGGTTTGTCGGTGAGTTCATCGGGTCTCCCAAGATGAATATCATTTCTGCGACCGTTACCGAAGCCGGAGACCAGATCGTACTGGAAAATGATGGGTTCACGCTCAAGGTAGCCGATTGCGGCAAGGTTCCGGGAGAAACCATTGAGGTTGGCATTCGGCCCGAACATCTCATTCCCTGCAGCGCAGAAGAAGCCCTCATCACGGCAAGGGTCGATGTTCTGGAACCGCTCGGATCCGATACCCATGCCATCTGTCTCGTCGGCAATCAGGAATTGACGGCCCGACTGGATCCGAGCCTTGCGCTCAAGCCCGGCGACACCCTGTATCTGCGTGCGGAGCCGGAAAAACTGCATTTTTTCGACCCGGAAAGCGGCGCCCGTCTAGAAATAGACCTGCTGCAGCAAATCGCAGCGTAA
- a CDS encoding GntR family transcriptional regulator, protein MANENLDKQPGSTTTTARRSVKRSLTVYDDLQREIMLGVLPPMATIVEMDIAERFGCSQSTVREALIALSNDGLVERRSHRGTFVADARADDAHEMIRIRRDIEARSMVRVLRRFGSLLKSELSETIDNMKAAAMQDDVYQVTLYDRAFHLNLFDAADLPSVRPMLQRCLIHNHRFKILNSGSQRDLYETAVRHEAILDALAEGNAKKATAAIAHHVTTIAEFGPDITEEEE, encoded by the coding sequence ATGGCGAACGAAAATCTTGATAAACAGCCGGGTAGCACGACGACGACAGCGCGTCGCAGTGTGAAGAGGAGCCTTACTGTCTATGACGATTTGCAGCGTGAAATCATGCTTGGTGTCTTGCCGCCCATGGCGACAATCGTGGAGATGGACATTGCCGAGCGCTTTGGCTGCAGTCAGAGCACTGTAAGGGAGGCGCTCATTGCCCTTAGTAATGACGGGCTTGTCGAAAGGCGCTCACATCGCGGCACCTTCGTTGCGGATGCGCGAGCTGATGATGCCCATGAAATGATCCGCATCCGACGCGATATCGAAGCGCGCAGCATGGTGCGCGTCTTGCGTCGATTCGGCTCACTGCTCAAGAGTGAGCTTTCAGAGACCATCGACAACATGAAGGCCGCGGCGATGCAGGACGATGTCTATCAGGTCACGCTCTATGACCGCGCCTTTCATCTCAATCTGTTCGATGCGGCTGATCTGCCCAGCGTGCGACCAATGCTGCAACGTTGTCTCATTCACAACCACCGTTTCAAGATTCTGAATTCCGGTAGCCAGCGGGATTTGTATGAAACAGCCGTGCGACATGAAGCGATCCTGGACGCTCTTGCGGAAGGAAACGCCAAGAAAGCCACCGCAGCCATCGCACATCACGTAACAACCATCGCCGAATTCGGTCCGGATATCACTGAGGAGGAAGAATAG
- a CDS encoding extracellular solute-binding protein produces MPWNSYYDNLYTSIIAGNAPDAAMVKMHAQPRLVEMGALEPIDDRLASWDGASDVQANLFDLTKGPDGKQYYLPVQYVVLYLYYRADMFKELGLEPPKTCEDFRNAAIKLTRDTNGDGRNDVYGFGFRGGKGGHDHWGSLVLSRDGVSFDKGGLTSDAGVAGTQFVVDLFQKDKVFPPSAPNDGFKEVTGAFKAGTTAMTIHHIGSANDMVAALGDKVSATTVPECGGGRWTSFGDESTAVFSSAKSKDAAWKWISFLSTAGNNKEFNESTGQLPVTKTDSANWTLHPKRFVDATIESLPFAHMLPNRPETSDFVNTEWPVNMQRALTGEITAKEMNEKIDKLFNK; encoded by the coding sequence ATTCCCTGGAATAGCTATTACGACAATCTTTATACTTCAATCATCGCGGGAAACGCACCCGACGCAGCCATGGTGAAAATGCACGCCCAGCCTCGGCTGGTCGAAATGGGTGCATTGGAACCAATTGATGATCGCCTCGCTTCGTGGGATGGCGCAAGCGATGTCCAGGCCAATCTGTTCGACCTGACCAAAGGCCCGGATGGAAAGCAATACTATCTGCCCGTCCAGTATGTTGTTCTCTATCTTTATTATCGCGCCGACATGTTCAAGGAACTCGGCCTCGAACCACCCAAGACCTGCGAAGACTTCCGCAATGCGGCCATCAAGCTGACTCGGGACACCAACGGCGACGGTCGGAATGATGTCTATGGTTTCGGTTTCCGTGGCGGCAAGGGCGGTCATGATCACTGGGGCAGCCTTGTCCTTTCTCGTGATGGCGTGAGCTTCGACAAGGGCGGACTGACCAGCGACGCAGGCGTTGCGGGCACCCAGTTTGTGGTCGATCTCTTCCAGAAAGACAAGGTCTTCCCGCCTTCTGCACCAAACGACGGCTTCAAGGAAGTAACCGGTGCCTTCAAGGCTGGCACCACAGCCATGACCATTCACCACATCGGCTCGGCCAATGACATGGTCGCCGCGCTTGGTGACAAGGTCTCGGCAACGACCGTACCGGAATGCGGCGGTGGTCGCTGGACGTCCTTCGGCGACGAGTCAACGGCTGTCTTCTCATCGGCCAAGAGCAAGGATGCTGCCTGGAAATGGATTTCCTTCCTTTCCACCGCAGGCAACAACAAAGAATTCAACGAGTCCACCGGGCAGTTGCCTGTCACCAAGACAGACTCGGCCAACTGGACCCTGCATCCGAAACGCTTTGTCGACGCTACCATCGAGTCTCTGCCTTTCGCTCACATGCTCCCGAACCGGCCCGAAACGTCCGACTTCGTGAACACCGAGTGGCCAGTCAACATGCAGCGCGCGCTCACTGGCGAGATCACGGCCAAAGAGATGAACGAGAAGATCGACAAACTGTTCAACAAGTAA
- a CDS encoding sugar ABC transporter permease: MTSSEWPSSRAALAKRVLPYALLSPAVIVTLAIVFFPMLQAAWMSLHDYILWKPNAISFVGLKNFFAAFHDEVFWISLKHTVIWIGLTIPSQLLLGLVTALLLNQEFPWRPLARALIIIPWALPSVVIGLMWVWIYDSNYGILNDFLLRMNIIQDSVPWLADPDTALYAIILTLTWQGFPFFAVMILAGLQSIPRSYYEAASIDGASKWRQFWHITLPGISGVLVTAVLLRTIWVANSIDVIYVMTGGGPGYATYTLPLYAFVKARTNLDFGYGSSLAVLFTIMLLGIVVVYLRKVGKGAE, translated from the coding sequence ATGACTTCATCTGAGTGGCCATCGAGCCGCGCGGCGCTCGCTAAACGCGTACTGCCTTATGCGCTTTTATCGCCTGCCGTGATCGTGACGCTGGCTATCGTATTCTTTCCGATGCTGCAGGCAGCATGGATGAGCCTGCACGACTATATCTTATGGAAACCGAACGCGATCAGCTTTGTCGGCCTTAAAAACTTCTTTGCTGCCTTCCATGACGAAGTCTTCTGGATTTCCCTCAAACATACCGTGATCTGGATCGGGCTGACCATTCCCAGCCAGTTGCTGCTCGGTCTGGTGACAGCTCTGCTGCTCAATCAGGAATTTCCATGGCGCCCGCTGGCCCGTGCCCTGATCATCATACCCTGGGCTCTGCCATCGGTTGTCATCGGCCTGATGTGGGTCTGGATCTACGATTCCAACTACGGCATCCTCAATGACTTCCTGCTGCGCATGAACATCATTCAGGACTCTGTTCCGTGGCTCGCCGATCCAGATACGGCGCTCTATGCCATCATCCTGACGCTTACGTGGCAGGGCTTTCCGTTCTTTGCCGTGATGATCCTGGCCGGGTTGCAGTCCATTCCGCGGAGCTATTATGAAGCCGCGTCGATCGATGGTGCCAGCAAATGGCGCCAGTTCTGGCACATCACTCTGCCCGGCATTTCGGGGGTTCTGGTAACGGCAGTGCTGTTGAGAACCATCTGGGTCGCAAACTCCATTGACGTCATCTACGTCATGACCGGCGGCGGGCCGGGTTATGCCACCTATACGCTACCGCTATACGCCTTCGTCAAGGCGCGCACCAACCTCGACTTCGGCTACGGCTCTTCGCTTGCCGTGCTCTTCACCATCATGCTGCTCGGCATCGTCGTGGTCTATCTGCGCAAGGTCGGAAAGGGAGCTGAATAA
- a CDS encoding carbohydrate ABC transporter permease, translating into MMVSRKSKLRRMLTVELPMVFILLFTLGPYLWMMMTSLTREDKLFTQGPSLIGATFENYYRLFNTVGFLDNMITSFIVAAGTVVVGLTLSVTAAYSFSRFNFIGKKYLLTQFLIINMFPIVLLILPLFVLMRVLGLLDSHLALIIANSTVAIPFSVWMMTSYINGIPKSLDEAAMTDGCTRIGALRRVVLPLCMPGIVATGIYIFITAWNEYLYALSLGGSNVRPITVAIQTLIGEYEVQWGLLTSGGIVGALPATILFLIVQKRLISGMTQGAVKG; encoded by the coding sequence ATAATGGTTAGTCGCAAAAGCAAATTGCGCCGCATGTTGACCGTCGAACTGCCGATGGTGTTCATCCTGCTCTTTACCCTCGGGCCTTATCTCTGGATGATGATGACGTCGCTGACCCGGGAAGACAAGCTCTTCACGCAGGGGCCAAGCCTGATTGGCGCAACCTTCGAGAACTACTACCGCCTGTTCAATACGGTAGGGTTTCTCGACAACATGATCACGTCCTTCATTGTTGCTGCTGGCACCGTCGTTGTCGGTCTCACTCTCAGCGTCACCGCAGCCTATTCCTTCTCGCGCTTCAATTTCATCGGCAAGAAATATCTGCTGACCCAGTTCCTGATCATCAACATGTTCCCGATCGTGCTGCTGATCCTGCCGCTGTTTGTTCTGATGCGGGTGCTTGGTCTGCTGGATTCGCATCTGGCTCTGATCATCGCCAACTCGACGGTCGCCATTCCTTTCTCGGTCTGGATGATGACAAGTTATATCAATGGGATACCCAAGTCTCTTGATGAAGCTGCGATGACCGATGGCTGCACGAGGATTGGGGCTCTGAGGCGTGTCGTGCTGCCGCTCTGCATGCCCGGTATCGTTGCCACCGGAATCTATATCTTCATTACCGCCTGGAACGAATATCTCTACGCACTCTCTCTTGGTGGCTCGAATGTGCGCCCGATCACGGTCGCGATCCAGACCCTCATCGGTGAGTATGAAGTGCAGTGGGGGCTTCTCACCTCCGGCGGCATTGTTGGTGCTCTGCCTGCGACCATCCTGTTCCTGATTGTTCAGAAACGCCTGATCAGCGGCATGACGCAAGGCGCTGTGAAGGGGTAG
- a CDS encoding sugar phosphate isomerase/epimerase family protein, translating to MNNPIGIISMQFARPFGREHLGLFVQMKELGFDLVELLVPEPEEELTPGDIRLALDDAGLQIALAARVSLARSISDSNPAIRQAGSDYLQYCIELAEAVGAISVGGPLYGAPMVFAGRAPAPVADDEMKAREERVVSALSDLAPIAESAGCLLSLEPLNRYETDVISTVSQALRVIDAVDHPALGLLFDTFHANIEERSIPDAIRMAGDRLFYFQGNENHRGFPGTGNMDWPAIMKALSDIDYQGAITLEPFRRNDDRIGLPIAQWRPPQEDESEKLRASVELVRACARMADCQR from the coding sequence ATGAACAATCCGATCGGTATAATCTCGATGCAGTTTGCCCGGCCATTTGGCCGGGAGCATCTGGGCCTGTTTGTCCAGATGAAGGAGCTGGGGTTTGATCTGGTGGAACTGTTGGTTCCCGAACCGGAAGAGGAGCTGACGCCCGGCGACATCCGGCTTGCGCTTGATGATGCGGGTTTGCAAATCGCGCTCGCCGCGAGAGTGTCACTGGCCCGGTCGATCTCCGATAGCAACCCGGCGATCCGTCAGGCGGGCTCGGACTATCTTCAATATTGTATCGAGCTTGCCGAAGCGGTTGGCGCCATTTCCGTTGGCGGCCCTCTCTACGGGGCTCCCATGGTCTTTGCAGGGCGTGCCCCGGCGCCTGTTGCCGACGATGAAATGAAGGCAAGGGAAGAGCGGGTTGTCTCGGCCCTCTCGGATCTTGCTCCCATTGCGGAAAGCGCGGGTTGCCTGCTTTCGCTCGAACCGCTCAATCGTTATGAAACGGACGTCATTTCGACCGTTTCTCAGGCCCTTCGGGTGATCGATGCTGTTGATCATCCTGCGCTGGGGCTGCTGTTCGATACTTTCCACGCCAACATCGAAGAACGGTCCATTCCCGATGCGATACGCATGGCGGGAGACAGGCTGTTTTATTTCCAGGGAAATGAAAATCATCGCGGTTTTCCGGGAACCGGCAACATGGACTGGCCGGCAATCATGAAGGCGCTTAGCGACATTGATTATCAGGGCGCCATCACGCTGGAACCCTTCCGTCGCAATGATGATCGTATCGGCTTGCCCATCGCCCAGTGGCGTCCACCTCAGGAGGACGAGAGCGAAAAACTGAGGGCTTCTGTAGAACTGGTGCGCGCATGCGCTCGAATGGCGGACTGTCAAAGATGA
- a CDS encoding Gfo/Idh/MocA family oxidoreductase, producing MTLNIGWIGCGRHATQMLMPQLARNDLRIAAVCDLDSKAAARAASQYGAEAAYGNFHDLVNHKGLDAVGMAVGPEVHHDAALAALARGLPVFIEKPPAKDLASAREIAAAADKAGKPVVVGFMKRYSTGNRIARNILAAEAFGPVMGLSGYYMNEPAYFSGKPDYSSFYLHHCVHYMDLLPWLAGAPFADLSVRVNVSEPGHILVHLGFECENGAIGSVAMGTTQSRGNPTESLTIMGDHRRIEIQNIIHLKYFRHPPFKADDRNATLDPDVDTLCWEPNFTAAANEDHKGYAALIADAAAAFRGEPSAAPQIHDGVQAMASLERMTALIEQEFKKQKK from the coding sequence ATGACACTGAATATAGGCTGGATCGGATGCGGGCGTCACGCCACGCAGATGTTGATGCCGCAACTGGCTCGCAATGACTTGCGCATCGCAGCGGTCTGCGATCTTGATAGCAAGGCCGCAGCACGGGCCGCTTCCCAATATGGCGCCGAAGCGGCTTATGGAAACTTCCATGACCTTGTCAATCACAAGGGGCTCGACGCTGTTGGCATGGCTGTGGGGCCGGAGGTTCATCATGACGCGGCGTTGGCTGCGCTTGCCAGGGGATTGCCGGTCTTCATCGAGAAGCCCCCCGCAAAGGATCTGGCAAGTGCGCGGGAGATAGCCGCTGCCGCCGACAAGGCTGGCAAACCCGTCGTTGTCGGCTTCATGAAACGCTATTCCACCGGCAACCGGATTGCCCGCAACATCCTCGCAGCCGAGGCATTTGGCCCGGTCATGGGACTGAGCGGCTATTATATGAACGAGCCTGCCTATTTCTCGGGAAAGCCTGACTATTCGAGCTTTTACCTGCATCATTGTGTTCACTACATGGACCTGCTGCCCTGGTTGGCCGGGGCACCCTTCGCAGATCTGTCGGTGCGGGTCAATGTCTCTGAGCCGGGTCATATCCTCGTGCATCTGGGCTTTGAATGCGAAAACGGTGCCATCGGTTCCGTTGCCATGGGCACCACCCAGTCTCGTGGCAATCCAACCGAAAGCCTGACCATCATGGGTGACCACAGGCGGATCGAGATTCAGAATATCATCCATTTGAAATACTTCCGCCATCCGCCCTTCAAGGCCGATGACCGGAACGCAACGCTCGATCCCGATGTTGATACCCTCTGCTGGGAACCCAATTTCACAGCCGCAGCCAATGAGGACCACAAGGGATACGCAGCGCTGATCGCTGATGCAGCTGCCGCCTTTCGCGGTGAGCCGTCGGCTGCTCCCCAAATCCACGATGGCGTCCAGGCAATGGCGTCTCTCGAACGCATGACCGCATTGATCGAGCAAGAGTTCAAGAAACAGAAAAAATAA
- a CDS encoding RidA family protein yields MVNRYLPTPVLHRVVEKDGFVFVGGTACDDTSKDIKGQTLETLEKMEGYLHAAGSDKNKVLFATIYLASLDLKAGMSEVWGEWFEAEHLPARATLCSPDLGGDTLIEIFVTAYK; encoded by the coding sequence ATGGTAAACAGATATCTTCCTACCCCTGTGTTGCATCGCGTCGTTGAGAAAGACGGGTTTGTCTTTGTCGGCGGTACTGCATGCGATGATACCAGCAAGGATATCAAAGGGCAAACGCTTGAGACCCTCGAAAAGATGGAAGGCTACCTGCATGCGGCAGGTTCGGACAAGAACAAGGTTCTGTTCGCAACCATCTATCTCGCCAGCCTCGATCTTAAGGCAGGAATGAGCGAAGTCTGGGGCGAATGGTTCGAGGCAGAGCATCTGCCAGCCCGCGCGACCCTGTGCTCGCCCGATCTGGGCGGCGACACTTTGATCGAAATTTTCGTCACGGCCTACAAATAG
- the tkt gene encoding transketolase, translating to MVDKAPTVLANAIRFLSADAVQNAKSGHPGMPMGMAEMGVALWKGHLKHNPKNPKWDNRDRFVLSNGHGSMLLYSLLHFTGYDVTMDDIKDFRQLHSKTPGHPEHGVTPGVETTTGPLGQGIANAVGMALAEKVLAVEFNRPGHDIVDHHTYVFLGDGCLMEGISHEACSLAGTLGLGKLIALYDDNGISIDGEVKGWFTDDTPMRFEAYGWNVIRDIDGHDIEAVEAAVAEAKKQNAKPTLICCKTIIGKGAPTVGGTASCHGNLLGDEEIAKARALMGWSYPAFEIPQEVYDQMSAVDAGAAAEAAWNEAFAAYEKAFPQEAAVYKRRMSGAFPTDFEAKLDAFIKETAKAQQEMPVRMASHKAITMIASELPELIGASADLACSCLSIWDDCTAITAEGGGNFLFAGIREFGMGAIMNGLALHGGLIPFGGGYVTFSDYQRNAIRMGALMKQRVIYALSHDSIAVGEDGPTHQPIEHLASLRMIPNLDVWRPCDAAEAAVAWKCALEHAETPTMMSLSRQICPAFERTDAQVDAIKRGGYVLRKEKGELQAVIIATGGEMDIALKGQALLEAEGIGTRVVSMPSTFLFDRQDATYKADVLPVGIPRVSVEAGNTDYWRKYVGFEGACVGLDTFGESAPPAVLYKHFNITDKAVADAVKSVI from the coding sequence ATGGTAGATAAAGCCCCAACCGTTCTAGCAAACGCCATCCGCTTTCTCTCGGCCGATGCCGTACAGAATGCCAAGTCAGGCCACCCGGGCATGCCCATGGGTATGGCTGAAATGGGTGTAGCCCTCTGGAAGGGTCACCTGAAACACAATCCCAAAAACCCGAAATGGGATAACCGTGACCGCTTTGTGCTGAGCAACGGCCATGGCTCCATGCTCCTCTATAGCCTGCTGCATTTCACCGGCTATGACGTCACCATGGACGACATCAAGGACTTCCGCCAGCTGCACAGCAAGACCCCGGGCCATCCGGAACATGGTGTAACGCCCGGCGTTGAAACAACCACCGGACCACTCGGGCAGGGCATCGCCAATGCCGTCGGCATGGCACTCGCCGAGAAGGTATTGGCGGTCGAATTCAACCGCCCCGGACATGATATCGTCGACCACCATACCTACGTGTTCCTGGGCGACGGTTGCCTGATGGAAGGCATCTCCCATGAAGCTTGTTCCCTTGCCGGCACGCTCGGCCTTGGCAAGCTGATTGCGCTTTATGACGACAATGGCATTTCCATCGACGGCGAAGTGAAGGGCTGGTTTACCGATGATACGCCAATGCGGTTTGAAGCCTATGGCTGGAATGTTATTCGTGACATTGACGGGCATGACATCGAAGCTGTTGAGGCAGCTGTTGCTGAAGCGAAAAAGCAGAACGCAAAACCGACCCTGATCTGCTGCAAGACGATCATCGGCAAGGGGGCTCCGACGGTGGGGGGCACGGCATCGTGCCATGGCAACCTGCTTGGGGATGAGGAAATTGCCAAGGCCCGTGCTCTGATGGGCTGGTCCTATCCTGCCTTCGAGATCCCGCAGGAAGTCTATGACCAAATGAGCGCGGTTGATGCCGGTGCTGCCGCAGAAGCTGCCTGGAACGAAGCCTTTGCGGCCTATGAAAAGGCATTCCCGCAAGAGGCTGCCGTTTACAAACGCCGCATGAGCGGTGCCTTCCCGACAGACTTCGAGGCCAAGCTTGATGCCTTCATCAAGGAGACGGCAAAGGCACAGCAGGAAATGCCGGTTCGGATGGCAAGCCACAAGGCAATCACCATGATCGCCAGCGAACTGCCGGAACTGATCGGTGCGTCCGCCGACCTTGCCTGCTCTTGTCTTTCCATCTGGGATGATTGCACGGCCATTACCGCTGAAGGCGGGGGGAACTTCCTTTTTGCCGGTATCCGCGAGTTCGGCATGGGAGCCATCATGAATGGTCTGGCCCTGCACGGCGGTCTCATTCCGTTCGGCGGTGGTTATGTCACCTTCTCGGACTATCAGCGCAACGCCATCCGTATGGGTGCCCTGATGAAGCAACGGGTCATCTATGCTCTGTCCCATGACTCCATCGCCGTTGGCGAAGATGGACCGACCCATCAACCGATTGAGCATCTGGCGTCTCTGCGCATGATCCCGAACCTCGACGTTTGGCGCCCATGTGATGCAGCCGAGGCTGCCGTTGCCTGGAAGTGTGCTCTTGAGCATGCCGAAACGCCGACAATGATGTCGCTTAGCCGCCAGATCTGTCCGGCATTTGAACGTACGGACGCTCAGGTCGACGCCATCAAGCGTGGCGGCTATGTTCTTCGCAAGGAAAAGGGCGAGCTGCAAGCCGTCATCATCGCCACCGGTGGTGAAATGGACATTGCGCTCAAGGGACAGGCGCTCCTGGAAGCAGAAGGTATTGGAACCCGTGTTGTTTCCATGCCGTCGACTTTCCTGTTCGACAGGCAGGACGCCACCTACAAGGCTGATGTTCTGCCGGTCGGCATTCCTCGGGTCTCCGTCGAGGCGGGCAATACCGATTACTGGCGCAAATATGTCGGTTTCGAAGGTGCCTGCGTCGGGCTCGACACGTTCGGTGAATCCGCCCCACCGGCCGTCCTTTACAAGCATTTCAACATCACCGACAAGGCTGTCGCAGACGCTGTCAAATCGGTGATCTGA
- a CDS encoding aldose epimerase family protein, whose amino-acid sequence MALSTIEHAVIGTIDGKEVDAYRITGGETTIEVMTYGAILTRVLRPDRNGKVEDIVLGYDNPASYVNNPGNAGAICGRFSNRINHGRFTLEGSEIQLPTNSGPHHLHGGLPGYGKRFWQAAPNPEDNSVTFRLHSPDGDQNYPGTLEATATYRVDCMGALELTMEAVTDKTTIVNMIYHGYWNLAGHASGSVIDQKLCILADRYTLVTPEKIPTGEIALVDGTPFDFNKPHPIGDMIDDAWPDGGYDHNLCHAVYDGKMRLTAKACDPASGRGFELFSNQPGVQFYTANHFKAQPTEGKDGARYETYPGFALETQHYPDSPNHPNFPSVALKPGETYSNRMKFVFSKHMTL is encoded by the coding sequence TTGGCTCTCTCAACAATTGAACACGCTGTCATTGGAACGATCGATGGCAAGGAGGTCGATGCCTATCGCATCACCGGCGGCGAGACCACCATCGAGGTGATGACCTATGGTGCCATTCTGACACGGGTGCTGCGCCCGGATCGCAATGGCAAGGTCGAGGACATTGTGCTCGGATATGACAATCCTGCGAGTTATGTAAACAATCCGGGCAATGCGGGAGCGATTTGCGGCCGCTTTTCCAACCGCATCAACCATGGTCGGTTTACCCTTGAAGGATCAGAGATCCAGTTGCCGACCAACAGCGGCCCGCACCATCTGCATGGCGGGTTGCCCGGCTATGGCAAACGCTTTTGGCAGGCAGCTCCCAACCCGGAAGACAACTCCGTCACCTTCAGGCTGCACAGCCCTGATGGTGACCAGAACTACCCCGGAACATTGGAAGCGACCGCAACATACCGGGTTGATTGCATGGGGGCCCTTGAGCTGACCATGGAGGCGGTGACCGACAAGACCACCATCGTCAACATGATCTATCACGGATATTGGAATTTGGCCGGGCACGCTAGTGGCAGCGTAATAGACCAGAAACTCTGCATTCTGGCTGACCGCTACACGCTGGTCACACCTGAAAAGATCCCGACGGGTGAGATTGCTTTGGTTGACGGAACGCCGTTTGACTTCAACAAGCCGCACCCGATAGGCGACATGATCGACGATGCCTGGCCGGATGGTGGCTACGACCACAATCTTTGTCATGCGGTTTATGATGGCAAGATGCGTCTGACGGCAAAGGCTTGTGATCCGGCCAGCGGTCGCGGGTTCGAGCTTTTCTCAAACCAGCCCGGCGTCCAATTCTACACGGCAAATCATTTCAAGGCTCAGCCAACCGAAGGCAAGGATGGCGCTCGCTATGAGACCTATCCCGGGTTTGCACTGGAAACCCAGCACTATCCAGACTCGCCCAACCACCCCAATTTTCCGTCCGTAGCATTGAAACCAGGGGAGACTTATAGCAACCGGATGAAGTTTGTCTTCTCAAAACACATGACACTTTGA